A section of the Nyctibius grandis isolate bNycGra1 chromosome 32, bNycGra1.pri, whole genome shotgun sequence genome encodes:
- the PROCR gene encoding endothelial protein C receptor, protein MLRLLLLLCGALGCGAERAAPLAFTMLQRTRVSKGSSVFWGNASLDGRLSHLLEGFNVTQVLPLEPPDAWARRQQDVATYLLYFGQLVKLFSKERPINYTQSLCCRLGCRLFPNGTAHSFYEVTLNGTAFLSFHVPNATWERRWPGRDAVATFAERELMKYPKTTRDLQHFLNTTCVGILRAQSSWTGKQSSRSHAPLVLGLILGTCALLGMAVGIFLCTGGSC, encoded by the exons ATGCTGcggttgctgctgctgctctgcggGGCCCTGGGCTGCGGGGCTGAGCGGGCAG CCCCGCTCGCCTTCACCATGCTGCAACGGACCCGCGTCTCCAAGGGCAGCTCTGTCTTTTGGGGGAATGCCAGCCTGGACGGGCGGCTCAGCCACCTCCTGGAAGGGTTTAATGTCACCCAGGTGCTGCCGCTGGAGCCCCCGGACGCCTGGGCCAGGCGGCAGCAGGACGTGGCCACCTACCTGCTCTACTTTGGCCAGCTGGTGAAGCTCTTCAGCAAGGAGAGGCCCATCAACT ACACGCAGAGCCTCTGCTGCCGCCTGGGCTGCCGCCTCTTCCCCAACGGCACGGCCCACAGCTTCTACGAGGTGACCCTCAACGGGACGGCTTTCCTCAGCTTCCACGTCCCCAACGCCACCTGGGAGCGGCGCTGGCCCGGCAGGGACGCCGTGGCCACCTTTGCCGAGAGGGAGCTCATGAAGTACCCCAAGACCACCCGGGACCTCCAGCATTTCCTCAACACCACCTGCGTCGGCATCCTGAGGGCTCAGAGCTCCTGGACAG gaaaacagagcagcCGGTCGCACGCTCCGCTGGTGCTGGGCCTGATCCTGGGGACCTGCGCCCTGCTGGGCATGGCCGTGGGGATCTTCTTGTGCACGGGAGGGAGCTGCTAG
- the CFAP410 gene encoding cilia- and flagella-associated protein 410 yields MRLTRAAVLARAKAAALDGVRRLNCWGSHLTDISICRDLPNIEVITFSVNGISDLEPLNQCQNLSELYLRKNNITSLNELFYLKNLPRLRVLWLSENPCCGSDPHRYRMTVLRNLPSLQKLDNQAVTEEELSQALVDGEEITAPPARRSMEISCPESTESSAAESTMETESELLDFSLEETNKIRQELGMKPVPRDKFSSFSPRETDCNRKNRNNVLNAILLLMKELDAEGLEIVQQTVGRRLQAFRKKELQED; encoded by the exons atGAGGCTGACGCGGGCGGCCGTGCTGGCGCGGGCCAAGGCCGCCGCGCTCGACGGCGTCCGCCGCCTCAACTGCTG GGGCAGCCACCTCACCGAT ATATCGATCTGCCGGGATTTGCCCAACATCGAGGTGATCACGTTCAG CGTGAACGGCATCTCGGACCTCGAGCCGCTGAATCAGTGCCAGAACCTGAGTGAACTCTATCTGAGGAAGAACAACATTACAAGCCTAAATGAGCTTTTCTACCTCAAAAACCTCCCCAGGCTGAGGGTCCTGTGGCTGTCTGAAAATCCCTGCTGCGGGTCAGACCCCCACCGCTACCGAATGACGGTGCTGCGGAACCTTCCCAGCCTGCAGAAGCTCGATAACCAAG CTGTGACAGAGGAAGAACTGTCCCAGGCCCTGGTTGATGGTGAGGAGATCACGGCCCCACCAGCCAGGAGGAGCATGGAGATCAGCTGCCCCGAGTCCACTGAATCCAGCGCTGCTGAATCCACGATGGAGACCGAGAGCGAGCTGCTGGacttcagcctggaggagacaAA CAAAATTCGACAGGAGCTTGGTATGAAGCCTGTTCCCAGGGAtaaattttcctccttttcaccTCGAGAGACAGACTGCAACCGGAAGAACAGA AACAACGTCCTGAATGCCATCCTGCTCCTCATGAAGGAACTGGACGCCGAGGGTCTGGAGATTGTCCAGCAGACGGTGGGGAGGAGGCTCCAGGCCTTTCGCaagaaggagctgcaggaggactGA
- the PFKL gene encoding ATP-dependent 6-phosphofructokinase, liver type isoform X2, translated as MAAAELERLRMAGAGMAIAVLTSGGDAQGMNAAVRAVTRMGIYVGAKVFLVYEGYEGLVEGGHNIKQANWLSVSNIIQLGGTVIGSARCKAFTTRAGRLRAARNLVEHGVTNLCVIGGDGSLTGADIFRSEWGGLLEELVQDGQISEEAAQEYSHLNIVGLVGSIDNDFCGTDMTIGTDSALHRIMEVVDAITTTAQSHQRTFVLEVMGRHCGYLALVSGLASGADWLFIPESPPEDGWEDLMCERLGESRSRGSRLNIIIIAEGAIDRTGKPISSNYVKDLVVQRLGFDTRVTVLGHVQRGGTPSAFDRVLSSKMGMEAVMALLEATPDTPACVVSLSGNQSVRLPLMECVQVTKDVQKAMDEKRFEEAIQLRGRSFENNWNIYKLLAHQKPAQEKSPFSMAILNVGAPAAGMNAAVRSAVRIGICQGHTIYVVSDGFEGLAKGQIREVGWHDVAGWLGRGGSMLGTKRTLPKTCMEKIVENVRQFNIQALLVIGGFEAYEGVLQLVEARGQYEELCIVMCVIPATISNNVPGTDFSLGSDTAVNAAMESCDRIKQSASGTKRRVFIVETMGGYCGYLSTVTGIAVGADAAYVYEDPFTIHDLKANVEHLTDKMKTDIQRGLVLRNEKCHEHYTTEFLYNLYSSEGKGIFDCRINVLGHLQQGGAPTPFDRNYGTKLGVKAVLWMSEKLQEVYSEGRVFADSEDSACVIGLRKKVVAFSPVTELKKVTDFEHRLPQEQWWLNLRLMLKMLANYQISLTEYISGKMEHVTRRTLSIEKGF; from the exons ATGGCGGCGGCGGAGCTGGAGCGGCTGCGGATGGCGGGGGCCGGCATGGCCATCGCCGTGCTCACCAGCGGCGGCGACGCGCAAG GGATGAACGCCGCCGTCCGCGCCGTCACCCGCATGGGCATCTACGTGGGAGCCAAGGTCTTCCTCGTCTACGAG GGCTACGAGGGGCTGGTGGAGGGGGGACACAACATCAAGCAAGCCAACTGGCTCAGCGTCTCCAACATCATCCAGCTG GGTGGGACGGTGATCGGCAGCGCCCGCTGCAAAGCCTTCACCACGCGCGCGGGCCGGCTGCGGGCCGCCCGTAACCTGGTGGAACACGGCGTCACCAACCTGTGTGTCATCGGTGGGGACGGCAGCCTCACGGGCGCCGACATCTTCCGCTCCGAGTGgggggggctgctggaggagctggtcCAGGATG GGCAGATCAGCGAGGAGGCGGCGCAGGAGTACTCCCACCTGAACATTGTGGGGCTCGTGGGCTCCATCGACAACGACTTCTGCGGCACCGACATGACCATCGGCACCGACTCGGCGCTGCACCGTATCATGGAGGTGGTGGACGCCATCACCACCACGGCGCAGAG CCACCAGCGGACGTTCGTGCTGGAGGTGATGGGCCGTCACTGCGG GTACCTGGCGCTGGTGTCCGGCTTGGCCTCGGGTGCCGACTGGCTCTTCATCCCCGAGTCCCCTCCGGAGGACGGCTGGGAGGACCTCATGTGCgagaggctgggggag TCGCGCAGCAGAGGGTCGCGCCTCAACATCATCATCATCGCCGAGGGTGCCATCGACCGCACCGGCAAACCCATCTCCTCCAACTACGTGAAGGAC CTCGTGGTGCAACGCTTGGGCTTCGACACGCGCGTCACCGTCCTTGGCCACGTGCAGCGCGGAGGGACCCCGTCAGCCTTCGACCGCGTGCTG AGCAGCAAGATGGGGATGGAGGCGGTGATGGCGCTGCTGGAGGCCACGCCGGACACCCCCGCCTGCGTGGTGAGCCTCTCGGGGAACCAGTCGGTGCGGCTGCCGCTCATGGAGTGCGTCCAGGTG ACGAAGGATGTGCAGAAGGCCATGGATGAGAAGAGGTTTGAGGAGGCCATCCAGCTCCGTGGGAG GAGCTTCGAGAACAACTGGAACATCTACAAGCTGCTGGCGCACCAGAAGCCGGCGCAGGAGAAG AGCCCCTTCAGCATGGCCATCCTCAACGTGGgtgcccccgccgccggcatGAACGCTGCCGTCCGGTCGGCCGTGCGGATTGGCATCTGCCAGGGCCACACCATCTACGTGGTGAGCGACGGCTTCGAGGGCTTGGCCAAGGGGCAG ATCCGCGAGGTGGGCTGGCACGACGTGGCGGGCTGGCTGGGACGTGGTGGGTCCATGCTGGGCACCAAGCG GACGCTGCCCAAGACCTGCATGGAGAAGATCGTGGAGAACGTGCGGCAGTTCAACATCCAGGCGCTGCTGGTCATCGGGGGGTTTGAG GCGTACGAGGGGGtgctgcagctggtggaggCCCGCGGGCAGTACGAGGAGCTCTGCATCGTCATGTGCGTCATCCCCGCCACCATCAGCAACAACGTGCCCGGCACCGACTTCAGCCTGGGCTCCGACACGGCCGTCAACGCGGCCATGGAG AGTTGTGACCGCATCAAGCAATCGGCTTCGGGCACCAAGCGCCGCGTCTTCATCGTGGAGACGATGGGGGGCTACTGCGGGTACCTCTCGACCGTCACCGGCATCGCGGTGGGTGCCGACGCCGCCTACGTCTATGAAGATCCCTTCACCATCCACGACCTGAAG GCCAACGTGGAGCACTTGACTGACAAAATGAAGACGGACATCCAGAGAGGGTTGGTGCTGCG caACGAGAAGTGCCACGAGCACTACACCACCGAGTTCCTCTACAACCTCTACTCCTCCGAGGGCAAAGGCATCTTCGACTGCAGGATTAACGTCCTGGGCCACCTCCAGCAG GGAGGAGCCCCGACCCCCTTTGACCGCAACTACGGGACCAAGCTGGGAGTGAAGGCGGTGCTGTGGATGTCGGAGAAGCTGCAGGAGGTCTACAGCGAGG GGCGCGTGTTTGCCGACTCAGAAGACTCTGCCTGCGTGATCGGGCTCAGGAAGAAGGTGGTGGCCTTCAGCCCCGTGACGGAGCTCAAGAAAGTCACTGATTTTGA GCACCGGCTGCCCCAGGAGCAGTGGTGGCTCAACCTGCGGCTCATGCTGAAGATGCTGGCCAACTACCAGATCAGCCTGACCGAGTACATCTCGGGGAAGATGGAGCACGTCACCCGCCGCACGCTCAGCATCGAGAAGGGCTTCTAG
- the PFKL gene encoding ATP-dependent 6-phosphofructokinase, liver type isoform X1, producing the protein MAAAELERLRMAGAGMAIAVLTSGGDAQGMNAAVRAVTRMGIYVGAKVFLVYEGYEGLVEGGHNIKQANWLSVSNIIQLGGTVIGSARCKAFTTRAGRLRAARNLVEHGVTNLCVIGGDGSLTGADIFRSEWGGLLEELVQDGQISEEAAQEYSHLNIVGLVGSIDNDFCGTDMTIGTDSALHRIMEVVDAITTTAQSHQRTFVLEVMGRHCGYLALVSGLASGADWLFIPESPPEDGWEDLMCERLGESRSRGSRLNIIIIAEGAIDRTGKPISSNYVKDLVVQRLGFDTRVTVLGHVQRGGTPSAFDRVLSSKMGMEAVMALLEATPDTPACVVSLSGNQSVRLPLMECVQVTKDVQKAMDEKRFEEAIQLRGRSFENNWNIYKLLAHQKPAQEKSPFSMAILNVGAPAAGMNAAVRSAVRIGICQGHTIYVVSDGFEGLAKGQIREVGWHDVAGWLGRGGSMLGTKRTLPKTCMEKIVENVRQFNIQALLVIGGFEVRGGPSALFQWGGGRAGCPHPRPSLLGCRCGPGVSPALGCLQAYEGVLQLVEARGQYEELCIVMCVIPATISNNVPGTDFSLGSDTAVNAAMESCDRIKQSASGTKRRVFIVETMGGYCGYLSTVTGIAVGADAAYVYEDPFTIHDLKANVEHLTDKMKTDIQRGLVLRNEKCHEHYTTEFLYNLYSSEGKGIFDCRINVLGHLQQGGAPTPFDRNYGTKLGVKAVLWMSEKLQEVYSEGRVFADSEDSACVIGLRKKVVAFSPVTELKKVTDFEHRLPQEQWWLNLRLMLKMLANYQISLTEYISGKMEHVTRRTLSIEKGF; encoded by the exons ATGGCGGCGGCGGAGCTGGAGCGGCTGCGGATGGCGGGGGCCGGCATGGCCATCGCCGTGCTCACCAGCGGCGGCGACGCGCAAG GGATGAACGCCGCCGTCCGCGCCGTCACCCGCATGGGCATCTACGTGGGAGCCAAGGTCTTCCTCGTCTACGAG GGCTACGAGGGGCTGGTGGAGGGGGGACACAACATCAAGCAAGCCAACTGGCTCAGCGTCTCCAACATCATCCAGCTG GGTGGGACGGTGATCGGCAGCGCCCGCTGCAAAGCCTTCACCACGCGCGCGGGCCGGCTGCGGGCCGCCCGTAACCTGGTGGAACACGGCGTCACCAACCTGTGTGTCATCGGTGGGGACGGCAGCCTCACGGGCGCCGACATCTTCCGCTCCGAGTGgggggggctgctggaggagctggtcCAGGATG GGCAGATCAGCGAGGAGGCGGCGCAGGAGTACTCCCACCTGAACATTGTGGGGCTCGTGGGCTCCATCGACAACGACTTCTGCGGCACCGACATGACCATCGGCACCGACTCGGCGCTGCACCGTATCATGGAGGTGGTGGACGCCATCACCACCACGGCGCAGAG CCACCAGCGGACGTTCGTGCTGGAGGTGATGGGCCGTCACTGCGG GTACCTGGCGCTGGTGTCCGGCTTGGCCTCGGGTGCCGACTGGCTCTTCATCCCCGAGTCCCCTCCGGAGGACGGCTGGGAGGACCTCATGTGCgagaggctgggggag TCGCGCAGCAGAGGGTCGCGCCTCAACATCATCATCATCGCCGAGGGTGCCATCGACCGCACCGGCAAACCCATCTCCTCCAACTACGTGAAGGAC CTCGTGGTGCAACGCTTGGGCTTCGACACGCGCGTCACCGTCCTTGGCCACGTGCAGCGCGGAGGGACCCCGTCAGCCTTCGACCGCGTGCTG AGCAGCAAGATGGGGATGGAGGCGGTGATGGCGCTGCTGGAGGCCACGCCGGACACCCCCGCCTGCGTGGTGAGCCTCTCGGGGAACCAGTCGGTGCGGCTGCCGCTCATGGAGTGCGTCCAGGTG ACGAAGGATGTGCAGAAGGCCATGGATGAGAAGAGGTTTGAGGAGGCCATCCAGCTCCGTGGGAG GAGCTTCGAGAACAACTGGAACATCTACAAGCTGCTGGCGCACCAGAAGCCGGCGCAGGAGAAG AGCCCCTTCAGCATGGCCATCCTCAACGTGGgtgcccccgccgccggcatGAACGCTGCCGTCCGGTCGGCCGTGCGGATTGGCATCTGCCAGGGCCACACCATCTACGTGGTGAGCGACGGCTTCGAGGGCTTGGCCAAGGGGCAG ATCCGCGAGGTGGGCTGGCACGACGTGGCGGGCTGGCTGGGACGTGGTGGGTCCATGCTGGGCACCAAGCG GACGCTGCCCAAGACCTGCATGGAGAAGATCGTGGAGAACGTGCGGCAGTTCAACATCCAGGCGCTGCTGGTCATCGGGGGGTTTGAGGTGCGGGGGGGACCCTCAGCCCTGTTTcagtggggggggggcagggcaGGTTGTCCCCACCCCAGGCCATCCCTTTTGGGGTGCAGATGTGGCCCCGGCGTCTCCCCAGCCCTTGGGTGCTTGCAGGCGTACGAGGGGGtgctgcagctggtggaggCCCGCGGGCAGTACGAGGAGCTCTGCATCGTCATGTGCGTCATCCCCGCCACCATCAGCAACAACGTGCCCGGCACCGACTTCAGCCTGGGCTCCGACACGGCCGTCAACGCGGCCATGGAG AGTTGTGACCGCATCAAGCAATCGGCTTCGGGCACCAAGCGCCGCGTCTTCATCGTGGAGACGATGGGGGGCTACTGCGGGTACCTCTCGACCGTCACCGGCATCGCGGTGGGTGCCGACGCCGCCTACGTCTATGAAGATCCCTTCACCATCCACGACCTGAAG GCCAACGTGGAGCACTTGACTGACAAAATGAAGACGGACATCCAGAGAGGGTTGGTGCTGCG caACGAGAAGTGCCACGAGCACTACACCACCGAGTTCCTCTACAACCTCTACTCCTCCGAGGGCAAAGGCATCTTCGACTGCAGGATTAACGTCCTGGGCCACCTCCAGCAG GGAGGAGCCCCGACCCCCTTTGACCGCAACTACGGGACCAAGCTGGGAGTGAAGGCGGTGCTGTGGATGTCGGAGAAGCTGCAGGAGGTCTACAGCGAGG GGCGCGTGTTTGCCGACTCAGAAGACTCTGCCTGCGTGATCGGGCTCAGGAAGAAGGTGGTGGCCTTCAGCCCCGTGACGGAGCTCAAGAAAGTCACTGATTTTGA GCACCGGCTGCCCCAGGAGCAGTGGTGGCTCAACCTGCGGCTCATGCTGAAGATGCTGGCCAACTACCAGATCAGCCTGACCGAGTACATCTCGGGGAAGATGGAGCACGTCACCCGCCGCACGCTCAGCATCGAGAAGGGCTTCTAG